CGCTCGAAGCCGTCCTCGCCGACGCCGATCCCGACGGGATCATCGCGATGTACGCCGACGTGGACGCGGACCTCCTCGACTCGATCCCGAACTGTCGGGTCGTCTCCCGCACCGGCATCGGCTTCGACACCGTCGACCTCGACGCAGCCACCGAACGCGGCGTCTACGTGACGAACGTGCCCGACTACTGCATCCCCGAGGTGTCGGATCACACCATCGCCCTCCTGCTCGCGCTGGCGCGCAAGGTCGTCGACTACAACGACCGGGTGCGGGCGGGCGAGTGGGACGTGACCGCCGGGCGGACGATGCGTCGCCTCGACGGGTCGACGCTCGGCCTGATCGCCTACGGCGACATCGCACGCGCGGTCGGCGAGAAGGCAGCGGCGCTCGGCATGGACGTGATCGCCAACGATCCCTACGTCGACCCGGACGACGTGCCGGACTCGGTGACGCTCGTCGACGACCGCGCGGAGCTGCTCGCCGAATCCGACGCCGTCTCGATCCACGCGCCCCTCACGCCCGCGACCGAGGGGCTGATCGGCGCCGACGAACTGGCGCGGATGAAGGAGACGGCGTTCCTGCTCAACACCGCCCGTGGCGGCATTATCGACGAGGACGCGCTCGCCGACGCGATCCGGGTGGGCGAGATCGCAGGCGCCGGCCTCGACGTGCTCGCGGAGGAGCCGCCGGACGAGGATTCGCCGCTGCTCGGCCTCGACGACGTGATCCTCACGCCCCACGCCGCCTACAACTCCGCGGAGAGCGTCGTCGAACTCCGAGAGAAGGCGGCCCGGAACGTCGCGGCGGCGCTCGCGGGCGAGGTGCCGCCGTACGTCGTGAACGAGGCCGTACTGGACTAGGCGATCCGCGGCTGGCGGTCACGCCGCGCCCGCGCGGCCTCCGCCAAGACGACCCGGTCCGAGCCGTCCAGTCGACGAACCAGCCCCTCCTCGGCCAGATAGCGGACGGTCGCGAGGGTCGTCAGCAGCGGCAGTCGGAGCCGGTCTGCGATGCTGGCCGGCGTCGCGTCGCCGACGCGCTGGAGGTACAGCACCACGAGCTTCGAGGTGTCGCTGTCGAGCCTGTCGAACGCCTGCATGCTCGCTTCCTCGGCGGCGGCGTTCAAATAAGTAACGACGGGCGTCGAAAGGGAGTACGACAGTAGTTGAACTTTAGAGTTCGCCCTTCGTACTCGGCGTGTCCGAGCGTCGGTCGTCGATCCGGGTGGCGTCGTCGAGGGTGCGCGCGAGTGCCTTGAACAGCGCCTCCACCTCGTGGTGGGCGTTGTCCCCACTCACTTCGACGTGAAGCGTCAGCCCCGCCTGCATCGCCAGCGAGCGCGCGAAGTGCCGTGCCATGACGCTCGTGAAGTCCCCGACGCGTTCCTCGGAGAACGTGCCGTCGAAGCGGAAGAGCGGGCGGCCGCTCACGTCCACCACCACCGAGGCGACGGCCTCGTCGAGGGGGACGCGCCGGTCGGCGAAGCGGCGGATGCCGCGCTTGTCGCCGAGGGCCTCGTCGAACGCCGCGCCGAGGACGAGGGCCACGTCCTCGACGGTGTGGTGGTCGTCGATCTCCAGGTCGCCGTCGCAGTCGACGGTCAGATCGAAGAGGCCGTGTTTGGCGAACGACTCCAGCATGTGATCGAAGAAGCCGACGCCGGTGTCGACGCGGGCGTCGCCCTCGCCGTCGACGTCGAGGGTCAGATCGATGGTCGTCTCCGCGGTTTCGCGGGTGCGGGCGGCCGTGCGGTCCATACGCGACCCTCGCGGGGCGCGCGTAAGTCGGTTTTGGGCGGGGCGTCCCGACATCGCCGTGACGACACGGCACGGCCGCCGCGTTCGGTCGCCGGCTATCCGTTCGGCTTCCGCTCCTGATCGGGGTGGTCGGAGATGAAGACGCTCGTGTTGGGCGGAACGTCGTCGGTCACCCAGGAGTTCGCGCCGATGCTCACGTGATCGCCGATGTCGACCGGCCCGAGGACGTTGCTCCCCGCCCCGATGACGACGTGGTCGCCGATGTCTGGGTGGCGCTTGTACCCCTTCGCAAGCATGTGTTCCTCGCCCTCCTCCTCCTCGAAGTGGAGGGCGCCGAGGGTCACGTTCTGGTAGATGCGGACCCAGTCGCCGACGGTGGCCGTCTCGCCGATGACGACCCCGGTCCCGTGGTCGACGAAGAAGTGATCGCCGATCTCCGCCCCGGGGTGGATGTCGATGCCCGTCTCGCTTTTCGCGTACTCGGCGAGTTCGCGTGCGTACTGGAACTGTCCGTCCTCGTAGAGGGCGTGTGCGACCCGGTGGGTCAGGATGGCCTGAAATCCGGGGTACGACCGGATGATCTCGCAGTAGCTCTTCGCGGCGGGGTCGCCCTTGTACGCGGCCTCGACGTCCCGCTTGAGGGTCTCCCGGATCGCAGGCAAGCGGTCGAGCGTCTCGTCGACGAGACCGGTCATGTCGGGCGCGTCACGATCCGAATAGGCCGCGGTGCCTTTCAGGATGCACGTTCCGAGCCGGTTCAGACGGTCGCGAGTCTCGGCGGGGTCGTCCAGCAGTTCCGTCCCGTTCCAGCAGCGGGGAAACAGGAGCCGTCTGAGGTGGAGTGGTTCGTCGCGCAGGAAGTCGCGGCGCGGATACTCCCGCGAGTCGTCCGTTGGGAACGGCGATTCGTCCGCTCGGTAGGCGTCGACGAGTTCCCGGTGGGTGTCGCCGGTGTGATCGTAGTCCATTTACCTGATTGTTGTCGCTGGCGAGTAAAGTCGTTCCCCTGCGTTGGCGTCGGCCGGGATCAGGCGTCCATCGCGTCGGCGAGGGTGAAGGCCCCCTCGTACAGCGCGGTGCCGACGACGACGGCCGCGGCGCCGGCCGCCCGGCACGCCCGCACGTCGGCCAGCGTGGCGACGCCGCCGCTGGCGATCACCGGAATCCCCACCGCATCGGCGAGACGTTCGATCCGGTCGGCCCGCACGCCCGCCAGCCGTCCCTCCACGTCCACGTCGGTAAACAGGATGCCGCCGGCACCCAGGTCCTCGTACCGCCCCGCGGCCTCGACGGGGTCGAGTCCGGTCCCCTCGGTCCACCCGGAGACGACCACCTCGTCGCCCTTGGCGTCGAGGCTGACGACGACGCTCCCCGGTCGCCGGTCGCTGATCTCGCGAACGATGTCGGGGTTTTCGACGGCCGCCGTCCCGAGGATTACGCGGTCGACGCCCCGGTCCAGCAGGGAGAGGGCGTCCTCGGCCGTCCGGATGCCGCCGCCGAGTTGGACCGGCACGTCCACCGCGTCGACGATGGCCTCGACCGCCGCGGCGTTTTCGCGTTCGCCCTCGAAGGCGCCGTCGAGGTCGACGAGGTGGAGCGTCCGGGCGCCCGCCGCGACCCACCGCTCGGCGGCCTCGACGGGGTCGCCGTAGCGTTTCTCCGTGCCGCGCTCCCCTTGCACCAGTTGCACCACCTCGCCGTCCTGCATGTCGACGGCGGGGATCACCTCGAAGGCCGGAAACTGCGTCATACCGGGGAGAGGGCGTGGTGGCGTAAAGACCGACCGATCCCCGTGACCTCCATGGCCGTTCACGGGCCCCTCGCGGGACCACCCCGGACTCACTCCGCTCGTCCACTCGCTCCCACGGACCCCTCGCGGGACCGCCGCAGACGCAACGGATTTGTGCCCCGCCCGACGACCCTCTCTCGATGGAACTGTTCGGTTCGAGCGGTACCCGCGGCGTCGTCGGCGAGGAGTTCACACCCGAACGCGTCCGGCGGGTGGCCGCGGCCGCGGCCGCCGTCTGGGACGCGGACCGCATCGCCGTTGGCCGCGACACCCGTCTCTCGGGGGCGCCCTTCGCCGACGTCGCCGCGGGTACCCTCGCCGCCGCCGGCGCCGACGTGGACCGACTGGGAGTCCTTCCCACCCCCGGCGTCGCGTACTACTGCGCGACCGAGGACGTCCCCGCCCTCGTCCTCACCGCCTCGCACAACCCGCCCGAGTACAACGGCATCAAACTCCTCGGAACCGACGGGACCGAACTCTCCGTGGACGCGTACGAACGGGTGGAACGGG
This window of the Haloplanus rubicundus genome carries:
- a CDS encoding C-terminal binding protein, which codes for MAHTVVFTDHTFGDLDIEREVLAEVDAELIDAEASDESLEAVLADADPDGIIAMYADVDADLLDSIPNCRVVSRTGIGFDTVDLDAATERGVYVTNVPDYCIPEVSDHTIALLLALARKVVDYNDRVRAGEWDVTAGRTMRRLDGSTLGLIAYGDIARAVGEKAAALGMDVIANDPYVDPDDVPDSVTLVDDRAELLAESDAVSIHAPLTPATEGLIGADELARMKETAFLLNTARGGIIDEDALADAIRVGEIAGAGLDVLAEEPPDEDSPLLGLDDVILTPHAAYNSAESVVELREKAARNVAAALAGEVPPYVVNEAVLD
- the hisB gene encoding imidazoleglycerol-phosphate dehydratase HisB, with amino-acid sequence MDRTAARTRETAETTIDLTLDVDGEGDARVDTGVGFFDHMLESFAKHGLFDLTVDCDGDLEIDDHHTVEDVALVLGAAFDEALGDKRGIRRFADRRVPLDEAVASVVVDVSGRPLFRFDGTFSEERVGDFTSVMARHFARSLAMQAGLTLHVEVSGDNAHHEVEALFKALARTLDDATRIDDRRSDTPSTKGEL
- the epsC gene encoding serine O-acetyltransferase EpsC — translated: MDYDHTGDTHRELVDAYRADESPFPTDDSREYPRRDFLRDEPLHLRRLLFPRCWNGTELLDDPAETRDRLNRLGTCILKGTAAYSDRDAPDMTGLVDETLDRLPAIRETLKRDVEAAYKGDPAAKSYCEIIRSYPGFQAILTHRVAHALYEDGQFQYARELAEYAKSETGIDIHPGAEIGDHFFVDHGTGVVIGETATVGDWVRIYQNVTLGALHFEEEEGEEHMLAKGYKRHPDIGDHVVIGAGSNVLGPVDIGDHVSIGANSWVTDDVPPNTSVFISDHPDQERKPNG
- the hisA gene encoding 1-(5-phosphoribosyl)-5-[(5-phosphoribosylamino)methylideneamino]imidazole-4-carboxamide isomerase, which encodes MTQFPAFEVIPAVDMQDGEVVQLVQGERGTEKRYGDPVEAAERWVAAGARTLHLVDLDGAFEGERENAAAVEAIVDAVDVPVQLGGGIRTAEDALSLLDRGVDRVILGTAAVENPDIVREISDRRPGSVVVSLDAKGDEVVVSGWTEGTGLDPVEAAGRYEDLGAGGILFTDVDVEGRLAGVRADRIERLADAVGIPVIASGGVATLADVRACRAAGAAAVVVGTALYEGAFTLADAMDA